One stretch of Flavobacterium sp. 9 DNA includes these proteins:
- a CDS encoding MFS transporter, whose amino-acid sequence MKTSKLTVGLVFLTFFVISFLTNIMGPLIPDIINSYHLSLGMVGFLPFSFFAAYGVMSTSAGVLLEKYREKKVMAFSFLIAALGSLLFGLFPYYSMALVSLFLIGIGMAALQVAINPLLRVSGGEEHFAFNSVMAQLFFGLASFLSPLVYSYLVTNIKHDETNSNEFLEILSKLVPANLNWVSLYWIFAITALAMVLIILLFKFPKFELEETEKAGTWSVYKDLLRNKTVLLFFFGTFAYVGTEQGIANWMSKFLSDYHGYSPQTVGAEAVAYFWGLLTAGCLLGLVLLKFLDSRKVLILFAAGAIICLTLALFGSAKISLYAFPISGFALSVMWSVVFSLALNSLKNNHGAFSGILCTGIVGGAVMSLIIGKLGDIIGLKYAMTTLYITLGYILSIGFWAKPLVNNATINLKKTKENQ is encoded by the coding sequence ATGAAAACGAGTAAATTAACAGTGGGATTGGTGTTTTTGACCTTTTTTGTTATTTCTTTTTTGACTAACATAATGGGACCTTTAATTCCGGATATTATCAATAGTTACCATTTGTCGCTTGGTATGGTTGGTTTTCTTCCGTTCTCGTTTTTTGCGGCTTATGGCGTAATGTCAACCTCAGCGGGAGTTTTGCTCGAAAAATACAGAGAGAAAAAAGTAATGGCATTTTCATTTCTGATAGCCGCATTAGGTTCGCTATTATTTGGGTTGTTTCCATATTATTCTATGGCGCTGGTTTCTTTGTTTTTAATCGGGATTGGAATGGCAGCTTTGCAAGTTGCGATTAATCCGTTGTTGAGAGTTTCGGGCGGAGAAGAACATTTTGCGTTCAATTCTGTAATGGCACAATTATTCTTTGGATTAGCTTCTTTTTTAAGTCCGCTTGTTTATAGTTATTTGGTTACCAACATCAAACATGACGAAACAAATTCAAATGAGTTTCTGGAAATCTTGTCAAAACTGGTTCCTGCAAATCTGAATTGGGTTTCCTTATATTGGATTTTTGCCATAACAGCACTTGCAATGGTGCTAATTATTTTACTTTTTAAGTTTCCAAAATTTGAATTAGAAGAAACCGAAAAAGCCGGAACCTGGAGCGTTTACAAAGATTTACTTCGAAATAAAACCGTGCTTTTATTCTTCTTTGGAACTTTTGCATATGTAGGAACAGAACAAGGAATTGCCAATTGGATGTCAAAATTTCTAAGCGATTATCATGGTTATTCGCCTCAAACGGTTGGTGCGGAAGCTGTCGCTTATTTCTGGGGACTTTTGACTGCAGGATGTCTTTTAGGTTTGGTTTTATTGAAATTTCTGGACAGTCGTAAAGTGCTTATTTTATTTGCAGCCGGAGCAATTATATGTCTTACGCTAGCATTATTTGGCTCAGCCAAAATTTCTCTTTATGCATTTCCAATCTCCGGTTTTGCACTTTCGGTAATGTGGTCTGTCGTTTTTTCATTGGCTTTAAATTCTCTTAAAAACAATCATGGCGCTTTCTCAGGAATTTTATGTACGGGAATTGTTGGTGGAGCAGTAATGTCATTAATCATTGGGAAACTGGGCGATATAATTGGACTTAAATACGCAATGACGACTTTGTATATCACACTTGGATACATCTTAAGCATTGGTTTTTGGGCTAAACCATTGGTAAATAATGCCACAATAAATTTAAAGAAAACAAAAGAAAATCAATAA
- a CDS encoding XylR family transcriptional regulator, with amino-acid sequence MTPKVLLLVNFSEEYGRGLLNGIAKYSRLFGPFNFCRIPIVSGNKKELKNAISWAKTWGANGIIAQIENEQVFEKLLSLDIPIIAQDTNERFIGIPNITGLYKETGQMAASYFIEKGFKNFGFYGFDNIVWSRERCEGFCEKVEEFNFNVHIYQHQKEETPPLWSYKESQLADWLKALPKPIAIMTCDDNQGQHVTEACKAVGINVPEQVSVLGVDNDLSICNLSDPPLSSISLNTEKAGFETAQLLSKMMANKDGIYNDIQVEHLQIITRRSTDFLAVNDKEISKALHFIYYNYKERISVDDVVNATALSRRVLEKRFQLVLKRSILDEINTLRIKQVKQLLIETELSITEISDVCGYTDIKNLSRYFSRHEGVNPLEFRKLKQPK; translated from the coding sequence ATGACACCGAAAGTATTACTGTTAGTTAACTTTTCTGAAGAATATGGACGCGGACTTTTAAACGGAATTGCGAAGTATTCCCGACTATTTGGTCCGTTTAACTTTTGCCGAATTCCAATTGTAAGCGGAAATAAAAAGGAATTAAAAAATGCGATTTCATGGGCAAAAACCTGGGGCGCAAATGGAATAATCGCTCAAATTGAAAATGAACAAGTATTCGAAAAACTACTTTCGTTAGACATTCCAATTATTGCACAAGACACAAATGAGCGTTTTATTGGGATTCCGAATATTACCGGACTTTATAAAGAAACGGGGCAAATGGCGGCTTCTTATTTTATCGAAAAAGGGTTTAAAAACTTTGGATTTTATGGTTTCGATAATATCGTTTGGTCTCGCGAAAGATGTGAAGGTTTTTGCGAAAAAGTAGAAGAATTTAATTTTAATGTTCATATCTACCAACATCAAAAAGAAGAAACTCCGCCATTGTGGAGTTACAAAGAATCGCAATTGGCAGATTGGCTAAAGGCATTACCAAAACCTATCGCCATTATGACTTGCGATGATAATCAGGGACAACATGTTACAGAAGCTTGCAAAGCGGTTGGAATAAATGTTCCTGAACAAGTTTCTGTACTTGGCGTCGACAATGATTTGAGTATTTGCAATCTCTCCGATCCGCCTTTATCGAGTATTTCCTTAAATACTGAAAAAGCAGGTTTCGAAACTGCACAACTTCTTAGCAAAATGATGGCGAATAAAGATGGTATTTATAACGATATTCAGGTCGAACATTTGCAAATAATCACCCGAAGATCAACTGATTTTCTGGCTGTAAATGACAAAGAAATAAGCAAAGCGCTTCATTTTATCTATTACAATTATAAAGAAAGAATATCTGTAGACGATGTTGTAAATGCAACGGCATTATCGCGAAGAGTTCTGGAAAAAAGATTTCAATTGGTTTTAAAACGAAGTATTCTTGACGAAATAAACACACTTCGAATCAAACAAGTAAAACAGCTTTTAATCGAAACAGAATTATCAATTACCGAAATTTCAGATGTTTGCGGATATACCGATATTAAAAATCTTTCGAGATATTTCAGCCGTCATGAAGGTGTTAATCCTTTAGAATTTCGAAAACTAAAACAGCCGAAATGA
- a CDS encoding RagB/SusD family nutrient uptake outer membrane protein, translating to MKTINIIKSIFFVSTLVLSVSCTNLNEEILDGIPTGGENEPVNTAALLRTAYQGLRNFQVQEQMHTLNEMSTDALVGPTRGGDWDDNGTWRQFHTLTWTPDNVEIRNAWNSLLASVYDCNTIIQNSKDPSEIVQARFLRAFYYYNVLDLYGQTPHRDAGTPLTSDPKVWTRAEATDFVRTELEAILPNLPARVAGDASIVNEDAGHFLLAKIYLNLAVFKAANPAGPYTFEAANMNKVIAHVEAIKSSLADSYWDNFVPENNNSPEILFSSKNVLGDGGALGDYWRYGMHYNQTPDGYNGFCTVGEYYDRFNAADDRRQHSTPEIIAHFGNPIGFQYGQMYAPETTDEVTGEVTPGGTIPLKDRNGNPLFFTKEVTLILSGPTIETAGIRTQKYQPDVNNLDNPENDFILMRYADALLMEAEAILRGGTASGNGSAQDIMDKIAVRTGVPAPTATLENLLAERGRELWWEGWRRNDMIRFGTFLGPRELKKNTSPEKYLLYCLPSDALFNLNLKQNPGY from the coding sequence ATGAAAACTATCAATATTATAAAAAGTATTTTTTTCGTAAGTACACTGGTTTTAAGTGTTAGCTGTACGAATTTGAATGAAGAAATTTTAGACGGAATTCCAACCGGAGGAGAAAATGAGCCTGTAAACACAGCAGCTTTATTACGAACCGCTTATCAGGGTTTAAGAAATTTTCAGGTTCAGGAGCAAATGCATACGTTAAACGAAATGTCTACAGATGCATTAGTTGGGCCAACGCGAGGAGGAGACTGGGATGATAATGGTACGTGGAGACAATTTCATACACTAACCTGGACGCCGGATAATGTCGAGATCAGAAATGCATGGAATAGTTTATTGGCAAGTGTGTACGATTGTAATACAATTATCCAAAATTCTAAAGATCCATCAGAGATTGTTCAGGCGCGTTTTTTAAGAGCATTCTATTATTATAATGTTTTGGATTTATACGGACAAACTCCACATAGAGATGCAGGAACTCCATTAACAAGTGATCCTAAAGTTTGGACAAGAGCTGAAGCTACAGATTTTGTACGTACTGAATTAGAAGCTATTTTACCAAATTTACCCGCACGTGTTGCAGGAGATGCAAGTATTGTAAATGAAGATGCAGGACATTTTTTATTGGCTAAAATTTACTTAAATCTTGCTGTTTTCAAAGCCGCAAATCCTGCCGGACCGTATACTTTTGAAGCTGCAAATATGAATAAAGTTATTGCGCATGTTGAAGCCATAAAAAGTAGTTTAGCCGATTCGTATTGGGATAATTTTGTGCCGGAGAATAACAATTCGCCAGAAATTTTATTCTCTTCAAAAAACGTTTTGGGAGATGGTGGAGCTCTTGGAGATTACTGGAGATACGGAATGCATTACAACCAAACACCAGATGGTTACAACGGTTTTTGTACTGTTGGCGAATATTATGACCGTTTTAATGCTGCGGATGACCGTCGTCAACATTCAACACCTGAAATTATTGCACATTTTGGAAACCCAATCGGATTTCAATACGGGCAAATGTATGCCCCTGAAACTACAGATGAGGTTACTGGTGAAGTTACGCCAGGAGGAACAATTCCTTTGAAGGATAGAAACGGGAATCCTTTATTCTTTACCAAAGAAGTAACGCTAATTCTTTCAGGACCAACGATTGAAACAGCGGGAATTAGAACTCAAAAATACCAACCGGATGTTAATAATTTAGACAATCCTGAAAACGACTTTATCTTAATGCGTTATGCAGATGCATTATTAATGGAAGCCGAAGCAATTCTTAGAGGAGGTACTGCGTCAGGAAACGGTTCAGCTCAGGATATTATGGACAAAATTGCTGTTCGAACAGGAGTTCCTGCGCCAACGGCAACTTTAGAAAACTTGTTAGCCGAAAGAGGTAGAGAATTATGGTGGGAAGGCTGGAGACGAAATGATATGATTCGTTTTGGAACTTTTCTTGGACCAAGAGAATTGAAAAAGAATACTTCTCCGGAGAAATATTTATTGTATTGTCTTCCTTCAGATGCTTTATTTAATTTGAATTTAAAACAGAATCCGGGATATTAA
- a CDS encoding ROK family protein, protein MSERKIIGVDMGGTKIHTSLILGKEIISECILDTPAKESEKVVLDRLIKAIEQVYQPGCEGIGIGVPSVVDWKEGIVYDVVAIPSWKEVHVKKILEDHFKIPVYVNNDSNCFALGENFFGKGVDTANFVGVTIGTGLGSGIIIENKLYQGVNTGAGEIGSISYKDGIIEQYCASEFFISRGLDGEELYLKAKKGDPEALQIFKDYGKNLSEVVKIVLYAYDPETIILGGSISNAYEFFIDAVWQGLQDFMFPVELKKLKIEKSELKNSAVLGAAALVYNFNLETA, encoded by the coding sequence ATGTCGGAAAGAAAGATCATAGGCGTTGACATGGGAGGGACAAAAATCCACACTAGCCTAATTTTAGGAAAAGAAATAATTTCCGAATGCATATTAGATACACCCGCCAAAGAATCTGAAAAAGTAGTTTTGGACAGATTAATAAAAGCCATAGAACAAGTTTATCAACCTGGTTGCGAAGGTATTGGTATTGGAGTGCCAAGCGTCGTAGATTGGAAAGAAGGAATTGTATATGATGTTGTTGCAATACCGTCGTGGAAAGAAGTTCATGTAAAAAAAATACTCGAAGATCATTTTAAAATCCCTGTATATGTCAATAATGATTCGAATTGTTTTGCGCTTGGGGAAAATTTCTTCGGAAAAGGAGTTGACACTGCAAATTTTGTTGGAGTAACAATAGGAACAGGTCTTGGCAGCGGAATCATTATCGAAAACAAATTATATCAAGGCGTAAATACAGGAGCCGGAGAAATAGGAAGCATCTCGTATAAAGATGGAATTATAGAACAATATTGTGCGAGTGAATTTTTTATTTCCCGCGGATTAGATGGAGAAGAACTCTATTTGAAAGCCAAAAAAGGAGATCCGGAAGCTTTACAAATTTTTAAAGATTACGGTAAAAATCTCTCTGAGGTTGTAAAAATAGTTTTATACGCTTACGATCCTGAAACCATAATTCTGGGAGGATCTATTAGTAACGCTTACGAGTTTTTTATTGACGCCGTTTGGCAGGGACTTCAGGATTTTATGTTTCCTGTTGAGCTCAAAAAACTCAAAATCGAAAAATCAGAACTTAAAAATAGTGCTGTATTAGGTGCCGCAGCATTAGTTTACAATTTTAACCTAGAAACAGCTTAG
- a CDS encoding sugar-binding domain-containing protein, with translation MKNINYPNGKMISFLLWAICSLITVSAQNVKFEQQLKEGWNIESSAKINTTGDKISQANFDISKWYKTSVPATVMASLIANNEYSDIFMGENISKVDTTRFRVPWWYRNEFVIEDASKNTELIFEGINYRANVWLNGKQIASADSLFGGFRIFDLNISKHVKKGKNVLAVEVFNQKTHEPSIGFVDWAPMAPDRELGLWRPVKLKISDKTSLNNIFVTSKIDKKGFKSADLEISAEAVNNTNEVVETVVKGKNENINFEKKIKLQPLEKRVIVFKSSEFKQLKIKNPRLWWTYELGKPNLYNLTMSIETNNKVSFSKSTNFGIREVEDYLTAKGYRGYKLNGVEVLIKGGGWVDGMFLNDTEEKVKAQLEYVKQTNMNTIRMEGFWGNSERIYEMADEMGLLMMVGWSCQWEWKGYLDKPEDDFMSIKTPEDMDLIINYTRDHVNWLRNHPSIFVWVMGSDKLPRPELEAKYNVLFEEVDPSRPLLMSCKGMDSSISGKTGVKMNGPYEYVSPNYWFLDTENGGAFGFNTETGPGPQVPSLEVVKSMIPEDKLWPINSTWDFHCGRNEFQTLDRYTSAFNNRYGIQNNVEDFTFKSQASNLESMRSMYEAFAINRSNTTGIVQWMFNSPWPKLIWQFWDYNLLPNAAFYGARLGARPVNIAYNYGDNAVYVSNLNPEKTKNLKAQLKIYDFNGKVIFEKEETVSAEGNASVKAFDLPDDKGYSKIYFLKMNLLDEKGKTIADNFYWLSTKKDVFDFKKSDWIHTPLMEHADFKDLDKLPKVKIEAQHTIKKENDKYEVTIKLKNPSDAIAFLIELNIAGDVSGKSIVPVLWDDNYISLVPKESRTIKVTFPISALKGEKPVFKYKGWNVD, from the coding sequence ATGAAGAATATAAATTATCCTAATGGTAAAATGATTTCATTCCTTTTATGGGCTATTTGCAGTTTAATTACTGTAAGTGCTCAAAATGTAAAATTTGAACAACAACTAAAAGAAGGATGGAATATAGAATCATCAGCAAAAATAAATACTACGGGAGATAAAATTTCTCAGGCAAATTTTGATATTTCAAAATGGTACAAAACTTCCGTTCCGGCGACTGTAATGGCGTCTTTAATTGCCAATAATGAGTATTCGGATATTTTTATGGGAGAGAATATCAGTAAAGTTGATACGACAAGATTTAGAGTTCCGTGGTGGTATAGAAACGAATTTGTTATTGAAGATGCTTCAAAAAACACAGAATTAATATTTGAAGGAATTAATTATCGTGCAAATGTTTGGTTAAATGGTAAACAAATAGCTTCTGCCGATAGTTTATTTGGAGGTTTTAGAATATTTGATTTGAATATTTCAAAACATGTAAAAAAGGGAAAGAATGTTTTGGCTGTGGAAGTTTTTAATCAAAAAACACATGAACCTTCTATTGGTTTTGTGGATTGGGCGCCAATGGCTCCGGATCGTGAATTGGGACTTTGGAGACCTGTCAAACTTAAAATTTCGGATAAAACGAGTTTGAATAACATCTTTGTGACTTCAAAAATTGATAAAAAAGGTTTTAAAAGTGCTGATTTAGAAATTTCTGCGGAAGCGGTAAACAATACAAATGAAGTTGTAGAAACGGTTGTAAAAGGGAAAAACGAAAATATCAATTTCGAAAAGAAAATTAAACTTCAGCCTTTAGAAAAAAGAGTAATTGTTTTTAAATCTTCGGAATTCAAACAGTTAAAAATCAAGAATCCTCGTTTATGGTGGACGTATGAATTGGGAAAACCAAATTTGTATAATCTAACAATGTCTATTGAAACCAATAATAAAGTTTCGTTTTCAAAATCTACAAATTTCGGAATACGTGAAGTCGAGGATTATTTGACTGCAAAAGGATATAGAGGTTATAAATTAAATGGTGTTGAAGTTCTAATTAAAGGCGGCGGTTGGGTCGACGGAATGTTCCTGAATGATACCGAAGAAAAAGTAAAAGCACAATTAGAATATGTAAAACAAACTAACATGAATACGATTAGGATGGAAGGCTTTTGGGGAAATAGTGAGAGAATCTATGAGATGGCGGATGAAATGGGACTTTTGATGATGGTAGGATGGAGCTGTCAATGGGAATGGAAAGGTTATCTTGACAAACCTGAAGATGATTTCATGTCGATTAAAACTCCTGAAGACATGGATCTTATAATTAATTATACGCGCGATCACGTGAATTGGTTAAGAAATCACCCAAGTATTTTTGTTTGGGTTATGGGAAGTGACAAATTACCGCGTCCGGAATTGGAAGCAAAATATAATGTTCTTTTTGAAGAAGTTGATCCTTCAAGACCGCTTTTAATGTCTTGTAAAGGAATGGATAGTTCGATTTCCGGAAAAACGGGCGTAAAAATGAATGGTCCTTATGAATATGTTTCGCCAAATTATTGGTTTTTGGATACAGAAAATGGCGGAGCTTTTGGATTTAATACAGAAACAGGTCCGGGGCCGCAAGTTCCTTCGCTTGAAGTTGTAAAAAGTATGATTCCTGAAGATAAATTATGGCCAATCAATTCGACTTGGGATTTTCATTGTGGGCGAAATGAATTTCAAACGCTTGATCGTTACACAAGTGCATTCAATAATAGATACGGAATTCAGAATAATGTAGAAGATTTTACTTTTAAAAGTCAGGCGTCAAATTTAGAATCGATGCGTTCCATGTATGAAGCTTTTGCCATAAACAGAAGCAACACGACAGGAATTGTTCAATGGATGTTTAACTCGCCTTGGCCAAAATTAATCTGGCAATTCTGGGATTATAATTTATTGCCAAATGCTGCTTTTTATGGTGCAAGATTAGGCGCACGTCCGGTAAACATTGCCTACAATTATGGAGATAATGCCGTTTATGTAAGCAATCTAAATCCTGAGAAAACTAAAAATTTAAAAGCTCAATTAAAAATATATGATTTCAATGGAAAAGTAATTTTCGAAAAAGAAGAAACAGTTTCTGCTGAAGGAAATGCTTCGGTTAAAGCTTTTGATTTACCAGATGATAAAGGATATTCTAAGATTTATTTTTTGAAAATGAACTTATTAGACGAAAAAGGAAAAACGATCGCAGACAATTTTTATTGGTTATCGACTAAAAAAGATGTGTTTGATTTTAAAAAATCAGATTGGATACATACGCCATTAATGGAACACGCTGATTTTAAAGATTTGGATAAATTACCAAAAGTAAAAATTGAAGCGCAACACACGATTAAAAAGGAAAACGATAAATATGAGGTTACCATAAAACTCAAAAATCCATCAGATGCTATCGCGTTTTTAATTGAGTTGAATATTGCCGGAGATGTTTCAGGAAAATCAATAGTTCCGGTTTTATGGGACGACAATTATATCTCATTAGTGCCAAAAGAAAGCAGAACAATCAAGGTTACTTTTCCGATTTCTGCTCTAAAAGGCGAAAAACCTGTTTTTAAATACAAAGGCTGGAATGTAGATTAA
- a CDS encoding SusC/RagA family TonB-linked outer membrane protein: MKNSLQKGLMVIITMLCTSLMYSQDVSGLVSDSNGPLPGVSIIVKGSKNEAQTDFDGRFTIKNVGKGAVLVFSYIGLKNQEVNVDGKTKINVVMAQDRSELNEVVVVGYGTSKKKDLTGAVDVLSSKDFDGVSNTSPALLLRGKVAGVQITQSSGEPGSAVTIRVRGSSSVRSGNGPLIVVDGVPLSGGDVSAEGADLLGTSSAKNPLNFINEADIESISVLKDASSTAIYGARGANGVIVITTKKGKSNVPEFNFSTSTQFSRKAGNFNVMNADQFVAASKAAGVPSIPADPVAGTPAINNQDYGGRNYNWEDAVLQNGLAVNNSLSFNSSSENSSTRVSFSTSNNKGIVKNTGLDKYTISFFNSNNFFDKVLKVDTKLLYAGINDETTLITNNASYIGNVIGSALYWNPTRSIYNADGHYNVVSETYLNPVQLLDSYKDYTNTSKLLGSINAVLNLGSHFKYNFLFGIETSASTRKSQILPTMQIQGEAFFGTVPGSDPAVTKYGTASIQGLNNFNKTFENNINYTNKFSDNFNLNALVGYSYYYYLASGFVTSGKGYDLAQTNLIDNIEGGLQNEFRSSSFKNASELQSFYARADATFFKQYVITATVRTDGSTKLGANNKYGTFPSIGFADNLFQDKDGTLNNLKIRANWGITGNQEFAPNSAIGRASYGNNGNLNIDTNANDNLKWETTESWGIGTDFTLLKYRLTGTIDYFYRDTKDLIFPVPQASTQPGPNTPRNKNLPGNLINQGLEVSLDYKIIETENMSWEIGANASFLKNEMKNFSGTVGTGGLNGQGLDGAYTQVITNNKPLYSYYLYDFKGYDASGNSIYTNAAGQPAGLGDASKQLLNKQPLPKINYGFSSTFKYKGFDAVVSFYGVAGNYIYDNTQNAYFFKGAFLGGRNVTEKAAYSEQAQGDPNSPSTKFLQKGDFLRMGELTFGYTFTGPLVERIKCKNVRVYANGSNLLLFTNYTGFDPEVDINKQVNGVPSAGMDYLAYPRSKGIAFGLNVTF; this comes from the coding sequence ATGAAAAATAGTCTACAAAAAGGCTTAATGGTTATTATAACCATGCTATGTACCAGTTTGATGTATTCGCAAGATGTGTCAGGGCTGGTTTCAGATTCTAACGGCCCGCTTCCCGGCGTTTCGATTATAGTAAAAGGAAGCAAAAATGAGGCTCAAACTGATTTTGACGGAAGATTTACAATTAAAAATGTTGGCAAAGGAGCTGTTTTAGTTTTTAGCTACATTGGTCTTAAAAATCAAGAAGTAAATGTTGACGGAAAAACCAAGATAAATGTAGTAATGGCGCAAGATCGAAGCGAACTAAACGAAGTTGTAGTCGTGGGTTACGGAACTTCAAAAAAGAAAGATTTGACGGGAGCAGTAGATGTACTTTCGTCTAAAGATTTTGACGGAGTTTCGAATACTTCGCCAGCTTTATTGTTAAGAGGAAAAGTAGCCGGAGTACAAATAACACAAAGCAGCGGAGAACCAGGTTCGGCAGTTACGATTCGTGTTCGTGGATCTTCTTCCGTTCGTTCTGGAAACGGACCTTTAATTGTGGTAGATGGCGTTCCGTTAAGCGGAGGCGATGTTTCTGCAGAAGGAGCTGATTTATTGGGAACGTCTTCGGCAAAAAATCCTTTGAACTTTATAAATGAAGCCGATATCGAATCTATTTCTGTTCTTAAAGATGCTTCTTCAACAGCAATTTATGGTGCGCGTGGAGCAAATGGTGTAATCGTTATTACGACTAAAAAAGGAAAATCAAATGTTCCGGAATTCAACTTTAGTACCTCAACACAATTTAGCAGAAAAGCAGGAAATTTTAATGTAATGAATGCTGATCAGTTTGTTGCGGCAAGCAAAGCTGCGGGCGTACCATCAATACCTGCAGATCCTGTTGCAGGAACTCCGGCAATTAATAATCAGGATTATGGAGGAAGAAATTACAATTGGGAAGATGCTGTTTTGCAAAATGGATTAGCAGTAAACAATAGTTTATCTTTTAATTCGTCAAGCGAAAATTCGAGCACCAGAGTATCTTTTTCTACGAGTAACAACAAAGGAATTGTAAAAAATACAGGATTAGACAAGTACACAATTTCGTTTTTTAACTCCAATAATTTCTTTGATAAAGTATTAAAGGTAGATACAAAATTGCTTTACGCAGGTATAAATGATGAAACTACTTTGATAACAAATAATGCCAGTTATATTGGTAACGTTATTGGATCTGCTTTATACTGGAATCCAACGCGATCAATTTATAATGCCGACGGACATTATAATGTAGTAAGCGAAACGTATCTAAATCCGGTACAATTGCTGGATTCTTATAAAGATTATACCAATACAAGTAAATTATTAGGAAGCATAAATGCCGTACTTAATTTGGGAAGTCATTTTAAATACAATTTCTTATTTGGAATAGAAACTTCAGCATCTACAAGAAAAAGCCAGATTTTACCAACGATGCAAATTCAAGGTGAAGCATTTTTTGGAACAGTTCCGGGATCAGATCCTGCAGTTACAAAATACGGAACAGCGTCTATTCAAGGACTTAATAACTTCAATAAAACATTCGAGAACAATATAAACTATACCAATAAATTCAGCGATAATTTTAACCTGAATGCTTTAGTTGGATATTCTTATTACTATTATCTGGCAAGTGGTTTTGTAACTTCGGGCAAAGGATATGACTTGGCACAAACCAATTTGATAGATAATATCGAAGGCGGACTTCAAAATGAATTTAGAAGCAGTTCTTTTAAAAATGCTTCAGAATTGCAATCTTTTTACGCCAGAGCTGATGCTACTTTTTTCAAACAATATGTAATTACAGCAACTGTTCGTACAGATGGATCTACAAAATTGGGAGCGAATAATAAATACGGAACATTTCCGTCTATAGGTTTTGCCGATAACTTGTTTCAGGATAAAGATGGAACTCTTAATAATTTAAAAATCAGAGCAAACTGGGGAATTACAGGAAATCAGGAATTTGCTCCAAACTCCGCAATCGGAAGGGCGAGTTATGGTAATAACGGAAACTTGAATATCGATACAAATGCCAATGATAATCTGAAATGGGAAACTACAGAATCATGGGGAATTGGAACTGATTTTACTTTGCTTAAATACAGATTAACAGGAACAATAGATTATTTCTACAGAGATACAAAAGATTTAATTTTTCCGGTTCCACAAGCATCAACGCAACCGGGACCAAATACGCCGCGTAACAAAAACTTACCAGGAAACTTAATCAATCAGGGACTTGAAGTTAGTTTGGATTATAAAATTATTGAAACCGAAAATATGTCTTGGGAAATTGGCGCAAACGCTTCATTCCTTAAAAACGAAATGAAAAACTTTAGCGGAACTGTTGGAACAGGAGGTTTAAACGGACAAGGATTAGATGGCGCTTATACACAAGTAATCACGAATAATAAACCGCTTTATTCTTATTATTTATATGATTTCAAGGGATATGACGCCAGCGGAAATTCTATTTATACGAATGCTGCAGGACAGCCAGCAGGGCTTGGAGATGCGTCTAAACAATTATTGAACAAACAGCCGTTGCCAAAAATAAATTATGGATTTTCATCAACATTTAAATACAAAGGATTTGATGCAGTAGTTTCATTCTACGGAGTTGCAGGAAATTATATTTATGATAATACTCAAAATGCGTATTTCTTTAAAGGAGCCTTTTTAGGAGGTCGAAATGTTACTGAAAAAGCAGCATATTCGGAACAAGCGCAAGGAGATCCAAACTCGCCTTCGACTAAATTTTTGCAAAAAGGAGATTTCTTAAGAATGGGAGAATTAACGTTTGGATACACTTTTACAGGACCTTTAGTTGAAAGAATAAAATGCAAAAATGTACGTGTTTATGCAAACGGTTCAAACTTGTTATTGTTTACAAATTACACCGGATTTGATCCCGAAGTAGATATTAATAAACAAGTTAACGGGGTTCCTTCTGCAGGTATGGATTATCTGGCTTACCCAAGATCAAAAGGTATTGCTTTTGGACTTAACGTAACATTCTAA